One stretch of Pomacea canaliculata isolate SZHN2017 linkage group LG11, ASM307304v1, whole genome shotgun sequence DNA includes these proteins:
- the LOC112574782 gene encoding hillarin-like: protein MNQDQELWELEDWYPPLCPPETLKEDLLRDEDFTEVDKDARAKLDAPKESFNELVQHLTGHLSSDLHKLRTIFVWMSAQNIGCRQEIGSCGDNNSPDYYLQEASKYNSLIGKMFAKMCRAARIPCVLVNGKAKGTTYEPGDVDIKGLGTWAIVFVANSWRFVFPFWAFAAASGYQKENLVLIEDSGTPISLTANEGTLTPIFNEFYFLTDPEEMIYKCHPYDREKQLLTEPWTQEKFVESPCLHYPYFSSGWKLTNPFTCVIKSTTGWCFIDMFSQGGGYKLAYEMLFDESRSGRKFPKEIQTELCVTIIKRTQQTDSFLVRLPVTGTYTFTVLGVHGDEINRLVDFQIVCDDVAPDTHPFPSCPENGFGFGEAAAEAGLLEASHPEGVVPVKSGDEVSIHFKVKDDVDISARLVHCTRTPEELRGNIIVEREEDKVTVTARLPADDPTPEYSIEVDTVKKITQKDESIKSLFGSKVVSYLLTSDETLNAVITDEDRKKKLQFHEDAWVSVGKDDAEMLEKVASKDERADIKDPLLDKKIRAKQTSYKRMVEELRVSAQEGNLDELNQRLEKCEAANLQNKGDIKDAKKILVTLFHKEVEKAFKSNNLEELRACFKKIDNTCVSQMAREQAWFEEGQEEMKKMVQSLRKKDEATGGRLPDHVCDVIVAAFILIGENEEELDTWQKVNEKLKETNKEQLINKVNDLENLSINGELVDLAEQKLKGARGTFAEYRSIETLKKQCLEKITFYRTKGTLKKSAK, encoded by the exons ATGAATCAG GATCAGGAGCTATGGGAGCTCGAGGACTGGTACCCACCTCTATGCCCACCGGAGACCCTCAAGGAGGACCTACTCCGAGATGAAGACTTCACAGAGGTGGACAAGGACGCTCGGGCG AAACTCGATGCACCAAAAGAGAGTTTCAACGAACTTGTTCAACACCTCACCGGTCATTTGAGCTCCGATCTACACAAGTTAAGAACCATTTTTGTGTGGATGAGCGCTCAGAACATAGGATGTCGACAAGAGATAGGCAGCTGTGGAGACAACAACAGTCCAGACTATTACCTACAGGAGGCATCAAAATATAATAGTTTAATCGGTAAAATGTTTGCCAAGATGTGCAG AGCTGCAAGAATCCCATGTGTTCTTGTGAACGGCAAGGCAAAAGGTACAACCTACGAGCCAGGTGATGTCGATATAAAAGGACTAGGTACCTGGGCAATTGTTTTCGTGGCAAACAGCTGGCGGTTCGTGTTTCCTTTCTGGGCCTTTGCAGCAGCAAGTGGTTACCAAAAGGAAAATTTGGTGCTGATTGAGGATTCCGGAACACCaataag tCTCACAGCAAATGAGGGTACCCTGACGCCCATTTTCAACGAATTTTATTTCCTGACTGACCCTGAGGAGATGATTTACAAATGTCACCCAtatgacagagagaaacaatTGCTGACTGAACCATGGACACAAGAGAAGTTCGTTGAGTCGCCTTGCTTACATTATCCGTATTTTTCGTCTGGATGGAAGCTGACTAACCCGTTCACGTGCGTGATCAAGTCCACAACTGGATGGTGTTTCATCGACATGTTTAGTCAGGGAGGTGGTTATAAACTGGCGTACGAGATGCTTTTCGACGAAAGTCGTTCAGGAAGAAAATTCCCAAAGGAAATACAAACGGAACTCTGCGTAACTAT AATAAAGCGGACTCAGCAGACGGACTCATTTTTGGTCAGACTTCCAGTAACTGgaacatacacatttacagTACTAGGAGTTCACGGAGATGAAATCAACAGACTAGTCGACTTTCAGATCGTCTGTGATGATGTTGCTCCAGACACACATCCCTTCCCGTCCTGTCCTGAAAACGGGTTTGGCTTTGGTGAAGCAGCTGCTGAAGCTGGTCTGTTGGAGGCTTCCCACCCGGAAGGGGTTGTGCCTGTCAAAAGTGGTGACGAGGTCAGCATACACTTCAAGGTTAAAGATGACGTGGACATCTCGGCCAGACTAGTCCACTGCACTCGGACACCGGAAGAACTTCGGGGCAATATCATCGTGGAGCGAGAAGAAGATAAAGTAACGGTCACAGCGAGACTGCCGGCAGACGACCCAACACCAGAATATTCCATTGAAGTCGATACTGTAAAAAAGATAACACAAAAAGATGAATCAATAAAATCATTGTTCGGTTCTAAGGTTGTGAGTTACTTGCTGACCAGCGATGAAACACTGAATGCAGTAATTACGGACGAAGACAGAAAG aaaaagttACAGTTCCACGAAGATGCTTGGGTCTCTGTTGGCAAGGATGACGCAGAGATGTTAGAGAAAGTTGCCTCAAAGGACGAGAGGGCTGATATTAAAGACCCGTTATTAGACAAAAAAATACGAGCCAAGCAAACATCCTACAAACGTATGGTAGAGGAATTGCGTGTTTCTGCACAGGAAGGAAACTTGGATGAGCTGAATCAAAGACTCGAAAAGTGCGAGGCTGCAAACCTTCAGAACAAAGGAGACATTAAGGACGCCAAGAAAATTCTAGTGACACTGTTTCATAAAG AAGTGGAAAAAGCCTTTAAAAGTAATAACTTGGAAGAACTCCGTGCATGCTTCAAGAAAATAGACAACACCTGTGTCAGTCAAATGGCTCGGGAACAGGCTTGGTTCGAAGAGGGccaggaagaaatgaaaaagatggtGCAGTCCCTCAGGAAAAAAGACGAGGCGACGGGGGGAAGACTTCCAGACCAcgtctgtgacgtcatcgtTGCAGCCTTCATTCTGATTGGAGAAAACGAGGAGGAACTTGAC ACGTGGCAGAAGGTCAATGAAAAACTGAAGGAAACGAACAAAGAACAACTGATAAATAAAGTAAACGATTTGGAAAACCTTTCTATTAACGGAGAGCTGGTGGATCTGGCGGAACAGAAACTGAAAGGAGCTCGTGGAACGTTTGCCGAATACAGGTCAATAGAAACACTCAAGAAACAG TGCTTGGAGAAGATCACATTTTACCGAACTAAAGGAACTCTCAAAAAGAGTGCAAAGTGA